The following proteins are co-located in the Vallicoccus soli genome:
- the ychF gene encoding redox-regulated ATPase YchF, with the protein MSLSIGIVGLPNVGKSTLFNALTKNDVLAANYPFATIEPNVGVVGVPDPRLDVLARIFSSQKTIPATVSFVDIAGIVRGASEGQGLGNKFLANIREADAICQVIRVFDDPDVVHVDGRVAPKDDIETINTELILADLQTIEKALSRLEKESRLARDKVKAGALDAVRRAKDLLDTGTTLFAGARAAGIDLEELRELHLLTAKPFLYVFNVDESEMGDEALKEELRALVAPAEAVFLDAKIESELVELPDDEALELLASIGQEESGLAILARVGFRTLGLQTYLTAGPKEARAWTIPAGATAPEAAGVIHTDFQRGFIKAEVVSYDDLVDAGSMTEAKSRGKVRIEGKDYVMADGDVVEFRFNV; encoded by the coding sequence GTGAGCCTCAGCATCGGGATCGTCGGCCTGCCCAACGTCGGCAAGTCGACCCTCTTCAACGCCCTGACGAAGAACGACGTCCTCGCGGCGAACTACCCGTTCGCGACGATCGAGCCGAACGTCGGCGTCGTCGGGGTGCCCGACCCGCGGCTCGACGTGCTCGCGCGCATCTTCTCGTCGCAGAAGACGATCCCCGCGACGGTGTCGTTCGTCGACATCGCCGGGATCGTGCGCGGGGCCAGCGAGGGGCAGGGGCTCGGCAACAAGTTCCTCGCCAACATCCGCGAGGCCGATGCCATCTGCCAGGTCATCCGCGTCTTCGACGACCCCGACGTCGTGCACGTCGACGGGCGGGTCGCGCCGAAGGACGACATCGAGACGATCAACACCGAGCTGATCCTCGCGGACCTGCAGACCATCGAGAAGGCGCTGTCGCGGCTGGAGAAGGAGTCGCGGCTCGCGCGCGACAAGGTCAAGGCCGGCGCGCTCGACGCGGTGCGCAGGGCCAAGGACCTCCTCGACACCGGCACGACGCTCTTCGCGGGCGCCCGCGCGGCGGGGATCGACCTCGAGGAGCTGCGCGAGCTGCACCTGCTCACGGCGAAGCCGTTCCTCTACGTCTTCAACGTCGACGAGTCCGAGATGGGCGACGAGGCGCTCAAGGAGGAGCTGCGCGCGCTCGTCGCCCCCGCGGAGGCGGTCTTCCTCGACGCGAAGATCGAGTCCGAGCTGGTCGAGCTGCCCGACGACGAGGCCCTCGAGCTCCTCGCCTCCATCGGCCAGGAGGAGTCCGGCCTGGCGATCCTCGCCCGCGTCGGCTTCCGCACGCTCGGCCTGCAGACCTACCTGACCGCGGGCCCGAAGGAGGCCCGGGCCTGGACGATCCCCGCCGGCGCGACCGCGCCCGAGGCGGCCGGCGTCATCCACACCGACTTCCAGCGCGGCTTCATCAAGGCCGAGGTGGTGTCGTACGACGACCTGGTCGACGCCGGCTCGATGACCGAGGCCAAGTCCCGCGGCAAGGTGCGGATCGAGGGCAAGGACTACGTGATGGCCGACGGCGACGTCGTGGAGTTCCGCTTCAACGTCTGA
- a CDS encoding DNA recombination protein RmuC produces MDPTPVLLLLLGLAAGLALGLLLAQRRALDPAAMEARDRRLLELADARFREAGAAAGGELAARRAEVEGVVAPLRETLARVEGHLHELERARVGAYHALTQQVGLARETSEALREQTASLVSALSAPQARGRWGEVQLRRVVELAGMLERCDFDEQPSVVVDGRVQRPDLVVRLAGGRSVVVDAKVSLAAFLQAAEARDDALRAERLAAHARHLRAHVDGLADKEYWAAFRPTPELVVLFVPGEAFLAPALEQDPALLEHAMARRVVIATPTTLVAMLRTVAYAWQQQALTDNAREVFELGQELYQRLGTLGGHVDKLGRSLRRSVEDYNAAVGSLERSVLRPARRLAELRVTDRDLAEPAPVEEVPRPLTAPELLDGAEQARLRVVGEP; encoded by the coding sequence ATGGACCCGACGCCCGTCCTCCTGCTGCTGCTCGGCCTCGCCGCCGGCCTGGCCCTGGGGCTCCTGCTCGCCCAGCGCCGGGCCCTCGACCCGGCCGCGATGGAGGCCCGCGACCGCCGGCTGCTCGAGCTCGCCGACGCCCGGTTCCGCGAGGCGGGCGCCGCCGCGGGCGGGGAGCTCGCCGCGCGGCGGGCCGAGGTGGAGGGCGTCGTCGCCCCGCTGCGCGAGACCCTCGCCCGCGTCGAGGGCCACCTGCACGAGCTCGAGCGCGCGCGGGTCGGCGCCTACCACGCCCTGACCCAGCAGGTCGGGCTCGCGCGCGAGACGAGCGAGGCGCTGCGCGAGCAGACCGCGTCCCTCGTCTCGGCGCTCAGCGCGCCGCAGGCCCGCGGGCGCTGGGGCGAGGTGCAGCTGCGGCGGGTCGTCGAGCTCGCCGGGATGCTCGAGCGGTGCGACTTCGACGAGCAGCCGTCGGTCGTCGTCGACGGGCGCGTGCAGCGCCCCGACCTCGTCGTACGGCTCGCCGGCGGGCGCAGCGTCGTCGTCGACGCGAAGGTCTCGCTGGCCGCCTTCCTGCAGGCGGCCGAGGCCCGCGACGACGCGCTGCGGGCCGAGCGGCTCGCCGCCCACGCGCGGCACCTGCGCGCGCACGTCGACGGGCTCGCCGACAAGGAGTACTGGGCGGCCTTCCGACCGACCCCCGAGCTCGTCGTCCTCTTCGTCCCCGGAGAGGCGTTCCTGGCCCCGGCCCTCGAGCAGGACCCGGCCCTGCTCGAGCACGCGATGGCCCGCCGGGTCGTCATCGCGACCCCGACGACGCTCGTCGCGATGCTGCGCACGGTGGCGTACGCGTGGCAGCAGCAGGCGCTCACCGACAACGCGCGGGAGGTGTTCGAGCTGGGGCAGGAGCTCTACCAGCGGCTCGGCACCCTCGGCGGGCACGTCGACAAGCTCGGGCGCTCGCTGCGCCGCTCCGTCGAGGACTACAACGCGGCGGTCGGCTCGCTCGAGCGCAGCGTCCTGCGCCCGGCGCGGCGCCTGGCCGAGCTGCGGGTCACCGACCGCGACCTCGCCGAGCCGGCGCCGGTGGAGGAGGTGCCCCGCCCGCTCACCGCGCCGGAGCTGCTCGACGGGGCGGAGCAGGCGCGCCTGCGGGTGGTCGGCGAGCCGTGA
- a CDS encoding NAD-dependent protein deacetylase: protein MSEAGPRGDLEALAGLVADGGAVVLSGAGLSTESGIPDYRGPSGSRRTTAPMRFQVFVGDPVARRRYWARSHVGWPYFSSARPNDGHRAVAELERAGLLRGIVTQNVDGLHQAAGARDVVDLHGRLDRVVCLRCGAHVSREEVERRLTEANPGFGARARVVNADGDAEIDETDLDGFHVVGCGVCGQGPLKPDVVYFGETVPRERVERSYALVEGASCLLVLGSSLTVMSGYRFVLRAADRGIPVAVVNQGPTRGDAHAEVRLDAPLGRVLPALAARLVPART from the coding sequence GTGAGCGAGGCGGGCCCGCGGGGCGACCTGGAGGCGCTGGCCGGGCTCGTCGCGGACGGCGGCGCCGTCGTGCTCAGCGGCGCCGGGCTGTCGACGGAGTCCGGCATCCCCGACTACCGCGGCCCGAGCGGCTCGCGGCGCACGACCGCACCGATGCGCTTCCAGGTGTTCGTGGGCGACCCCGTCGCCCGCCGGCGCTACTGGGCGCGCAGCCACGTCGGGTGGCCGTACTTCTCCTCCGCGCGGCCCAACGACGGGCACCGCGCGGTCGCGGAGCTCGAGCGCGCCGGGCTGCTGCGCGGCATCGTCACGCAGAACGTCGACGGGCTGCACCAGGCCGCCGGCGCCCGCGACGTCGTCGACCTGCACGGGCGGCTCGACCGGGTCGTCTGCCTGCGCTGCGGGGCGCACGTCTCCCGCGAGGAGGTCGAGCGGCGCCTCACCGAGGCCAACCCCGGCTTCGGGGCCCGCGCCCGCGTGGTCAACGCCGACGGCGACGCCGAGATCGACGAGACCGACCTCGACGGGTTCCACGTCGTCGGGTGCGGGGTGTGCGGGCAGGGCCCGCTCAAGCCCGACGTCGTGTACTTCGGCGAGACCGTCCCCCGCGAGCGCGTCGAGCGCAGCTACGCCCTCGTCGAGGGCGCCTCGTGCCTGCTCGTCCTCGGCAGCTCCCTCACGGTGATGTCGGGGTACCGCTTCGTCCTGCGCGCGGCCGACCGCGGCATCCCGGTCGCCGTGGTCAACCAGGGACCCACCCGGGGCGACGCGCACGCGGAGGTGCGCCTCGACGCGCCGCTGGGCCGGGTGCTGCCCGCGCTGGCCGCGCGGCTCGTCCCGGCGCGCACCTGA
- a CDS encoding Gfo/Idh/MocA family protein, with protein MPTTEPLRIGVLGAARIAPRALVAPAHETGARLVAVAARDRSRAEAFAAEHGFERVVGSYEEVLADPEVELVYVPLANGLHGPWNLRAVRAGKHVLSEKPFASDAVEAEEVVAAARGAGVRVVEGFHYAHHPLVRRVLELVGSGEIGALRHVEAHVDIPAPADDDPRWSLELAGGAFMDLGCYALHVVRLLAAAAGGAPRVVAATARERDGHPGVDERLAVDLELPGGATALASCDMAAAGVRMSLRVEGTAGELSAPDFVLPHGDDRLVVRSAREERVERLGTRSTFTYQLEAVAAHVRDGAPIVTDADDAVAQARLVDACYAAAGLPPRPRTAL; from the coding sequence GTGCCCACCACCGAGCCCCTGCGCATCGGCGTCCTCGGCGCCGCCCGCATCGCCCCGCGCGCCCTCGTCGCGCCCGCCCACGAGACCGGCGCGCGGCTGGTCGCCGTCGCCGCGCGGGACCGGTCCCGCGCCGAGGCCTTCGCCGCCGAGCACGGGTTCGAGCGCGTCGTCGGGTCGTACGAGGAGGTCCTCGCCGACCCCGAGGTCGAGCTGGTCTACGTCCCGCTCGCCAACGGCCTGCACGGGCCGTGGAACCTGCGCGCGGTGCGCGCGGGCAAGCACGTCCTCAGCGAGAAGCCGTTCGCGAGCGACGCCGTCGAGGCCGAGGAGGTCGTCGCGGCGGCGCGCGGCGCCGGCGTGCGGGTGGTCGAGGGCTTCCACTACGCCCACCACCCGCTCGTGCGCCGGGTGCTCGAGCTCGTGGGCTCCGGCGAGATCGGGGCGCTGCGCCACGTCGAGGCGCACGTCGACATCCCGGCGCCGGCCGACGACGACCCCCGCTGGTCGCTGGAGCTCGCGGGCGGCGCCTTCATGGACCTCGGCTGCTACGCCCTGCACGTCGTGCGGCTGCTCGCGGCGGCGGCCGGCGGCGCTCCGCGCGTCGTCGCGGCCACCGCCCGCGAGCGGGACGGGCACCCCGGCGTGGACGAGCGCCTCGCGGTCGACCTCGAGCTCCCCGGCGGCGCCACGGCGCTCGCCTCCTGCGACATGGCCGCGGCGGGCGTGCGGATGTCGCTGCGCGTCGAGGGCACCGCGGGCGAGCTCTCCGCCCCGGACTTCGTGCTGCCGCACGGCGACGACCGGCTCGTCGTGCGCAGCGCGCGCGAGGAGCGCGTCGAGCGCCTGGGCACGCGCTCGACCTTCACCTACCAGCTCGAGGCCGTCGCCGCGCACGTGCGCGACGGCGCCCCGATCGTCACCGACGCGGACGACGCCGTCGCGCAGGCCCGCCTCGTCGACGCCTGCTACGCCGCGGCGGGGCTGCCGCCCCGCCCCCGCACCGCGCTCTGA
- a CDS encoding aldo/keto reductase: MEMRTFGRLGRDASVVGLGAWQIGADWGRVDEDDALATLTAAVDAGVTFVDTADVYGDGRSERLVGRLLRERPDAGLLVATKMGRRADPHVAAGYTPDAFRAWNDRSRENLGVDTLDLVQLHCPPSEVYGRDDLFDALDAMVGEGRVRAYGVSVETVDEALSAIARPHVASVQIIVNAFRQKPLEQVLPAAAEAGVGIIARVPLASGLLTGKYDETTTFAPDDHRTYNRNGEAFDVGETFAGVDFTTGVRAAREVAALAPEGVTTAQLALRWVVDQPGVTTVIPGARNAEQARANAAAAGVPPLAPEVLEGVRRVYDEHVRPLVHDRW; this comes from the coding sequence ATGGAGATGAGGACCTTCGGCCGGCTCGGCCGGGACGCGTCGGTGGTCGGCCTCGGGGCGTGGCAGATCGGCGCCGACTGGGGCCGGGTCGACGAGGACGACGCCCTGGCGACGCTCACCGCGGCCGTGGACGCCGGGGTGACCTTCGTCGACACGGCGGACGTGTACGGCGACGGTCGCAGCGAGCGGCTCGTCGGCCGGCTGCTGCGCGAGCGCCCGGACGCCGGCCTGCTCGTGGCGACGAAGATGGGCCGGCGCGCCGACCCGCACGTGGCGGCCGGCTACACCCCGGACGCCTTCCGCGCCTGGAACGACCGCAGCCGCGAGAACCTCGGCGTCGACACGCTCGACCTCGTGCAGCTGCACTGCCCGCCGAGCGAGGTGTACGGCCGCGACGACCTCTTCGACGCGCTCGACGCGATGGTGGGCGAGGGGCGCGTGCGCGCGTACGGCGTCAGCGTCGAGACCGTCGACGAGGCCCTGTCCGCGATCGCCCGCCCGCACGTGGCGAGCGTGCAGATCATCGTCAACGCCTTCCGGCAGAAGCCGCTGGAGCAGGTGCTCCCGGCCGCCGCCGAGGCGGGGGTCGGGATCATCGCGCGGGTCCCGCTGGCCAGCGGGCTGCTGACCGGCAAGTACGACGAGACGACCACCTTCGCGCCGGACGACCACCGCACGTACAACCGCAACGGGGAGGCCTTCGACGTCGGCGAGACCTTCGCCGGCGTGGACTTCACCACCGGGGTGCGGGCGGCCCGCGAGGTGGCGGCGCTCGCGCCCGAGGGCGTCACCACGGCGCAGCTCGCCCTGCGCTGGGTCGTCGACCAGCCGGGCGTCACCACGGTCATCCCCGGCGCGCGCAACGCCGAGCAGGCGCGCGCCAACGCCGCGGCCGCCGGCGTCCCGCCGCTGGCCCCGGAGGTGCTCGAGGGCGTGCGCCGCGTCTACGACGAGCACGTGCGCCCGCTCGTCCACGACCGGTGGTGA
- a CDS encoding sensor domain-containing diguanylate cyclase: MSQDRPSAAALVRSGAFALAHLAAVLLGRLTVEEGASLSLVWPAGGVAAVWFAAQRRAGTRGPDLAALALTTGGANLVTGAEPVLAACSAAAGLLQVLVLHALLARWCPSLWGAGGEEPLRRPRQLGALVLAAVSATAAGAALGPGAVGVLEGTWSLVTLGVWVTRGTVSVVVLGTVGLLLGARLAQHRRRRAGAPARADDLPPLLPPGRWARVELALAVVATAAGYVLVFTVLDGLPIAFPLLALTVWVALRAGTTVVALHGLAAAVTAVAFTLHGEGPFAAVADHPARALVVQLFGGLVAVLGTLLALGRDERDDLLRAVRAVAREAERRERLTQTVLDTVDVGIVVADPQGRLVLLNDAARGWHGLDARAALDPGEHAQAYGLLAPDGRPLDADEVPLRRALAEGAVDGVPMLIRAQGRADRSVVCTGRTMAAADGSPLGAVVAMHDVTQALAREGELRTAHDRLTEHIEHAEVLARASRSLATSDDPRGAICRAVCELTGAEGAYLLQPDEHGVLVSTALVGLDDVPVRLDPSSDVSLALVAYGSARPLFVADVRSHPENSDALRRAFDIASGAWQPLVLPGDRVVGVIGALWHRPVAGLPAHVPAMLETLAAEAAHVVERADLLSRLERAAQRDPLTGLANRRRWDEVAAQETARAARSGAPLTFALVDLDRFKAYNDGLGHLAGDALLRDFAVAAEACLRREDVLARWGGEEFALALPGCAGADAVAVADRVRAAVPHGQTCTVGLATWWPGETAAEALARADAALYRGKQAGRDATVVADPPGAVPALR, from the coding sequence GTGAGCCAGGACCGACCCTCCGCCGCGGCGCTCGTGCGCAGCGGCGCGTTCGCCCTCGCCCACCTCGCCGCCGTCCTGCTGGGCCGGCTCACGGTCGAGGAGGGCGCGAGCCTCAGCCTCGTGTGGCCGGCCGGCGGCGTGGCCGCGGTGTGGTTCGCCGCCCAGCGCCGCGCCGGGACGCGGGGGCCGGACCTGGCCGCGCTCGCGCTGACGACCGGCGGGGCCAACCTCGTGACCGGCGCCGAGCCGGTCCTCGCCGCCTGCTCCGCCGCGGCGGGGCTGCTGCAGGTGCTCGTCCTGCACGCCCTGCTCGCCCGCTGGTGCCCCTCGCTGTGGGGGGCCGGCGGCGAGGAGCCGCTGCGCCGGCCCCGCCAGCTCGGGGCGCTGGTCCTCGCCGCGGTGAGCGCCACCGCGGCGGGCGCCGCCCTGGGCCCGGGCGCGGTGGGGGTGCTCGAGGGCACCTGGTCGCTCGTCACGCTGGGGGTCTGGGTGACCCGCGGCACGGTGAGCGTCGTGGTGCTCGGGACCGTCGGCCTGCTGCTGGGGGCCCGGCTCGCCCAGCACCGCCGCCGCCGGGCGGGCGCGCCCGCGCGGGCGGACGACCTGCCGCCGCTGCTGCCCCCGGGCCGCTGGGCGCGCGTCGAGCTCGCGCTCGCGGTGGTCGCCACGGCCGCCGGCTACGTCCTCGTCTTCACCGTCCTCGACGGCCTGCCCATCGCGTTCCCCCTGCTCGCGCTCACGGTCTGGGTGGCGCTGCGCGCGGGCACGACGGTCGTCGCGCTGCACGGCCTCGCCGCCGCCGTCACGGCGGTCGCGTTCACGCTGCACGGCGAGGGCCCCTTCGCCGCGGTCGCCGACCACCCCGCGCGCGCGCTCGTGGTGCAGCTCTTCGGCGGGCTCGTCGCGGTGCTCGGGACGCTGCTGGCGCTCGGCCGTGACGAGCGCGACGACCTGCTGCGCGCCGTGCGCGCCGTCGCGCGCGAGGCCGAGCGCCGCGAGCGCCTGACGCAGACCGTGCTCGACACGGTGGACGTCGGGATCGTGGTCGCGGACCCCCAGGGCCGGCTGGTCCTGCTCAACGACGCGGCGCGCGGCTGGCACGGCCTCGACGCGCGGGCCGCCCTCGACCCCGGCGAGCACGCGCAGGCGTACGGGCTCCTCGCCCCCGACGGGCGCCCCCTCGACGCCGACGAGGTGCCGCTGCGCCGCGCCCTGGCGGAGGGGGCGGTGGACGGCGTGCCCATGCTCATCCGCGCGCAGGGGCGGGCCGACCGCAGCGTCGTGTGCACCGGCCGCACGATGGCGGCGGCGGACGGCAGCCCCCTCGGTGCGGTCGTGGCCATGCACGACGTGACGCAGGCGCTCGCCCGCGAGGGCGAGCTGCGCACCGCGCACGACCGGCTCACCGAGCACATCGAGCACGCCGAGGTGCTGGCGCGGGCGTCGCGCTCCCTCGCCACGAGCGACGACCCCCGCGGGGCCATCTGCCGCGCCGTCTGCGAGCTCACCGGCGCGGAGGGGGCGTACCTGCTGCAGCCCGACGAGCACGGGGTCCTCGTCTCGACGGCGCTCGTCGGGCTCGACGACGTGCCGGTGCGGCTCGACCCGTCGTCGGACGTCTCGCTGGCGCTCGTCGCGTACGGGTCGGCGCGCCCGCTCTTCGTCGCCGACGTGCGCAGCCACCCGGAGAACAGCGACGCGCTGCGGCGCGCCTTCGACATCGCCTCGGGCGCCTGGCAGCCCCTCGTGCTGCCCGGGGACCGGGTCGTCGGCGTGATCGGCGCGCTGTGGCACCGCCCGGTGGCCGGGCTCCCCGCGCACGTCCCGGCGATGCTCGAGACGCTGGCCGCGGAGGCCGCGCACGTCGTGGAGCGCGCCGACCTGCTCTCCCGCCTCGAGCGCGCCGCGCAGCGCGACCCGCTGACCGGGCTGGCCAACCGGCGGCGCTGGGACGAGGTCGCCGCCCAGGAGACCGCGCGGGCCGCCCGCTCGGGGGCGCCGCTGACCTTCGCCCTCGTCGACCTCGACCGGTTCAAGGCGTACAACGACGGCCTCGGGCACCTCGCCGGCGACGCGCTGCTGCGCGACTTCGCCGTGGCGGCCGAGGCGTGCCTGCGCCGCGAGGACGTCCTCGCGCGCTGGGGCGGCGAGGAGTTCGCGCTCGCCCTGCCCGGCTGCGCGGGGGCCGACGCCGTCGCCGTCGCGGACCGGGTGCGGGCCGCGGTCCCGCACGGGCAGACCTGCACGGTCGGGCTGGCCACGTGGTGGCCGGGGGAGACGGCGGCCGAGGCCCTCGCGCGCGCGGACGCGGCGCTCTACCGCGGCAAGCAGGCCGGGCGCGACGCCACCGTCGTCGCCGACCCGCCCGGCGCCGTGCCGGCGCTGCGCTGA
- a CDS encoding VOC family protein codes for MSVQLNPYLNFRDEARQAMDFYRSVLGGTLERSTFAEFGMAQDPADADKVMHSQLRTEDGMVLMAADTPAGMPTPEQSRHAVSLSGGPEDEERLRGVWERLTDGGQVTVPLEKAPWGDWFGMCSDRYGIDWMVNVAGS; via the coding sequence GTGAGCGTCCAGCTGAACCCGTACCTCAACTTCCGCGACGAGGCCCGCCAGGCCATGGACTTCTACCGGTCCGTGCTGGGCGGCACGCTCGAGCGCAGCACCTTCGCCGAGTTCGGGATGGCCCAGGACCCGGCCGACGCCGACAAGGTCATGCACTCCCAGCTGCGCACCGAGGACGGCATGGTCCTCATGGCCGCCGACACCCCGGCCGGGATGCCGACCCCGGAGCAGTCGCGGCACGCGGTCTCGCTCAGCGGCGGGCCGGAGGACGAGGAGCGCCTGCGCGGGGTCTGGGAGCGCCTCACCGACGGCGGCCAGGTCACGGTGCCGCTGGAGAAGGCGCCCTGGGGCGACTGGTTCGGGATGTGCTCGGACCGCTACGGCATCGACTGGATGGTCAACGTCGCCGGGTCCTGA
- a CDS encoding NUDIX domain-containing protein, which yields MLAARRTGPPALAGGWELPGGKVDPGEGERAALVRECREELGVEVELLQRVGGDWPLPPSAVLRVWTARVVAGVPAAGPDHSELRWLDPGDWYGVAWLDADLPVVRAVQALAGPAA from the coding sequence CTGCTCGCGGCCCGGCGCACCGGCCCGCCCGCGCTCGCCGGCGGTTGGGAGCTGCCCGGCGGCAAGGTGGACCCCGGCGAGGGCGAGCGCGCGGCGCTCGTGCGCGAGTGCCGGGAGGAGCTCGGCGTGGAGGTCGAGCTGCTGCAGCGCGTCGGCGGCGACTGGCCGCTGCCGCCGTCGGCGGTCCTGCGGGTCTGGACCGCGCGGGTCGTGGCCGGGGTCCCGGCGGCCGGGCCCGACCACAGCGAGCTGCGCTGGCTCGACCCGGGCGACTGGTACGGCGTGGCGTGGCTCGACGCGGACCTGCCGGTCGTCCGGGCGGTGCAGGCCCTCGCCGGGCCGGCCGCGTGA
- a CDS encoding neutral zinc metallopeptidase, with translation MRSPHRTARTAAAATAAALSLLVAGCSTGESNSVDADRVGQRIVEVVRGAVEEAKERAGEQTGRVERAEPGQAAREGVVIRSDTRTEFDYPTFQTTLRTVLGSLEDYWGETLPDEFGVRFTPLQGGYTYYRPEEEPGPSCGGEPAPARNAFYCSRGDFIAWDETGLIIPYYVQAGDFAAAFVLAHEFGHAVQVRLPRQERLGILRELQADCFAGAWSRSAADQRLLEAGDLDEATVAVISARDVPGTPWTEPQAHGTGFQRIRAFGDGYEGGPTACYPAPAEKWILPGAAVQPTGPATPGAVG, from the coding sequence GTGCGCAGCCCGCACCGCACCGCCCGTACGGCCGCCGCCGCGACCGCCGCCGCCCTGTCCCTGCTCGTGGCGGGGTGCAGCACCGGCGAGAGCAACTCCGTCGACGCCGACCGCGTGGGCCAGCGCATCGTCGAGGTGGTGCGCGGCGCCGTCGAGGAGGCCAAGGAGCGCGCGGGCGAGCAGACCGGCCGGGTCGAGCGCGCCGAGCCCGGGCAGGCGGCGCGCGAGGGCGTGGTGATCCGCTCGGACACCCGCACCGAGTTCGACTACCCCACCTTCCAGACGACGCTGCGCACGGTGCTCGGGTCGCTCGAGGACTACTGGGGCGAGACGCTCCCGGACGAGTTCGGCGTGCGGTTCACGCCGCTGCAGGGCGGCTACACGTACTACCGCCCCGAGGAGGAGCCCGGCCCCTCGTGCGGCGGCGAGCCGGCGCCCGCGCGCAACGCGTTCTACTGCTCGCGGGGCGACTTCATCGCCTGGGACGAGACCGGCCTCATCATCCCCTACTACGTGCAGGCCGGGGACTTCGCCGCCGCCTTCGTCCTCGCCCACGAGTTCGGCCACGCCGTGCAGGTGCGCCTGCCGCGCCAGGAGCGGCTCGGCATCCTGCGCGAGCTGCAGGCGGACTGCTTCGCCGGCGCCTGGTCGCGCTCGGCGGCCGACCAGCGCCTGCTCGAGGCCGGCGACCTCGACGAGGCGACGGTCGCCGTCATCTCCGCGCGCGACGTGCCGGGGACGCCGTGGACCGAGCCGCAGGCGCACGGCACCGGCTTCCAGCGCATCCGCGCCTTCGGCGACGGCTACGAGGGGGGCCCGACGGCCTGCTACCCCGCGCCCGCGGAGAAGTGGATCCTGCCCGGGGCGGCCGTGCAGCCGACGGGCCCGGCGACGCCGGGGGCCGTCGGCTGA